TTATGTGACAAACTATCTCCTAAAGGATGAAAGATGGTAAAACTTCTCGGCTCGTTCAGCCGCCTTAGGCCTGCAAAGGTTTTGGTGCTGGGCGACTTCATGCTTGATACCTATACGACGGGGCGTGTGCAAAGGATCTCTCCTGAGGCCCCCGTTCCTATCCTTCACGTTCAGGAGTCCCATGATCTTCCCGGTGGAGCTGGCAATGTCGTCTTAAATCTCAGGGCTCTTGGGGCTGATGTGGTTGCTGTAGGGCGCGTTGGTGATGACAAAGAGGGAGTTCGCATCAAAACCCTTCTAGAAAAGGAAGGAATCAAGACGGAGGGGATCTTCACTCAAAATGGGGTAAGTACTCCACTCAAAAATCGATTGATCGCAGATGCTCAGCAGCTCATTCGAGTTGACCAAGAGTGCATTTCCCCTCTTTCTAAAGAAGTTGAAAAGAAAGTGATTGATTACGTTCTTTCGATAAAGCATCAAGTAGAAGTCATTGCAATTTCTGATTATGCAAAAGGGTTCCTATCAAAATCTCTTCTCCAAACGGTGATTGATATTGCTCAAGAAAACGAAATCCCCACGATTGTTGATCCAAAAGGGGAAGATTTTACAAAATATCGTGGAGCGACGCTCATTAAGCCCAATTACAAGGAAGCGGTGGCTGCATCTAAGCTGACGAGTGATGCGGATCTTGATGCGATTAGTGGTGCCTTGCTTGAGCAAACTGCGTCAGAAATGATTATGGTGACCCGAAGTGAACAAGGGATTTCCCTATTTCAGAAGAATCGTATTCGTTTTGATTTCCCTGTAAAAACAAGGGAAGTCAAGGATGTTACGGGTGCTGGTGATACGGTGCTTGCAATGACAACAATGACATTTGCTTCGGGGTTGAGTCTCCAAGAGGGGCTTGAGCTTTCAAATGTTGCTGCAGGGATTGCTATCGAACGTTTGGGGTGTGTCCGTGTTTCTCTTTCTGAGCTTGCGGAACGTCTTCTAGAAACCAATAGCAGCAATAAAATATTTGATGAGAGTCACCTCTTCACATTGGAACAGGCTCTGATCAATAAAAAACTTACCGTCCTAGGAATCAACACTGAGGATGGGGTTTCTAGTGCCCTTTTTTCTCAAATTCAAAAACTTTCTAGTAATAAAGGGGAGGGTCGGCTGATGATCTATCTTGTAGATACCGATCCTGATCAGGATTTTCTTTCTCTTCTTTCTTCACTTCATGAGGTAGATTTCATTGTTATTCAGTCAGATAGCTTAGCCAGCCTGACTGAAAAAATTCAACCTGAAAAGGTGGTTACCCTAGGGAAGGATGGCTTGCTAGAAGAAGTCTCCCATACTCGGGTCTTGCTAACGTAATTTCCTATCATGAAATCCTTTTTTTTGCTACCATGCCTGTCAAATAACAATGATTTAGGTTTAAAATGAGCGTTTCTATTGGGTGCGGGCCCCTCCCGTCGTTTGTATATGATCGGTATCTGCGTGAGCCCCTCATGGAGGGAGTTCACCAAGCTCAGTATGTAGTGAAAGAAACTTGTCATCTTTCAAAAAAAGGTTTCAGTGCTCAGGTTTTAAAAAACATTGTATCTCACTCGGTTCAAACAGCCTTCCTGCTAGTTCCAGCGGTTAATGTCATTGCTTTTCGAGTCTTTTTGGCGCTTAGAATAACGATCAATCAGTCTTTTGAGCGGGCTGTTATAAAGGGAGATCAAGAACAAGTCAGGAATTATCTTGAATCAGGGATGGATCTTAACGCAAAAAATCTAGCTGGTGTCCCTCTTCTTTTTCAGTCTTTGGATGCTGAAGTAATTAGCATGCTAATTAAAGGAAAAGCCGATCCTAAGGCAACAGATAGCAATGGCGGGACATTTTTAGAACACTTATTGCTTAATGGAAACGTGGAGCTTGCTGAGGAGCTCGCACAGGGGAAACTCTTTGAGGTACGCCCTTATCTTACTGATGCATTTTTTGATAAAGTTAAAGACAGTCAAGTGTGTCGCACGTTCCTGCTTCATTGGGGATATAGTGCTTCTATTGAAACCCGTAGTCGATATACCTACGACCTTAAAACCACGCTTCTTCTAGAGAAAGCAATTATGACAGGTAATACTGAGGATCTCAAAAGAAGGGGAAAGAACCTAAAGACCTTTGCAGCGATTCAAGAGGAAGTGGGGCAGCTTAAGCAAGCTCTTCCACATCTTCGCATAGAGTGGATCTGGGGGTGCTTTCTTCAGGGCTACCTGGAAGATTCTAAAGACGATGAGGGGATTATTCGGGAAATTCTTACTGCTGATAGGGATGCTCAAACCGTAAAAGTCGTTGGTCAAGATCTTCTAGTTCACCTGCAAGCAAACGGGCTCGGCACGATTGCTAGAAGACTATGCGAAGAAGAGCTTGTAGATCCTAAGCCTTACTATTCAGAAGCGGCATTTACAAGAGGAAGCCCTGCTGTGAAAACCTTCCTCCTTCAGATTGGTTACCCAGCAACTCTCGAAGAGAGACGAGGCAATAGGTATGACTACGTAACGGCTCATCCGTTAGAAGATTACATTATGACAGGTCAAGTGAACTCGATTGAGGGAGTATTGAATAGCATTGAGCTTTCTGCCTTGGATGAGAGTCTTGCAGATTTAAAACAGACATTGCCTTTATTGAATACGGATTGGATTTGGGAGCATGTACTCATGGGATACTGCCGGGGCAAAGCCCCAGGTGAAGTAAATGATGAATGGGTCATACAGCTTCTCAACCGCGGCGGAAAGATTGAAGCTTTAAATGGAATAAAATTTATAGGAGAAGGAGAGCTTATTCAAAGAGTGATTGCAAGCGGAAAACAAGAGCTTGCAAGATCTCTTGTCAATGGTCGGTTCCTTACAGTCGATCCTTTTTTCGAAGATAGATTTTTAAAGCCGCATGCTACAACTAAGGTAACGGATATTTCTCGAGACTTTGTGTGGTTTCTTGTCTCTATGGGGTATGAAAAAGTCATTAAGACTAATTATGCACAACACTACCAAGAAGAGGTGCTGGGTAACATCCTCGAAAAAGCACTTGTAACCTGTGATGAAAAAGCCTTAGTCCGCGCTCTAGAGCAGAATTCGATGGAAGCAGTGATTCAAGCTTATGGGGAGCTGAAGGCAAGGTTTCCTCGCTTAAAGCCTTCGTGGGCTTGGGAACATTTAGCAGCAAATTGTTTTGATGGGAGGAGATATGAAGATTTCCTTACACTTGTGAATCAAGATTTTTATCAACCAACGGATGCCTTTTACAATGCGCGCAAACCAGCGGAAGCTGTGATGTATGGCAGCGGATCTGCTAAAGGATACAAGGCCTTAATGAAGGCGGGGTACCGTCATGGACCTTTTCTTAAAAAGCAATATGGTGAAGAGCTTTTTGATTTTGAAAATATAGCCTATTGTCACGACGCAGAAGGGCTCCAAAGGCTTGCTAAAGATCATGGATTCCAATTGATCTATGATCGGTTTAAAGAATTGAAGTCAGAATCTCCAAAAATGGATACACGATGGTTTTGGAACGCCCTGTTTACGATTCCATCGACGCATTTTGAGCAATATCGGGGAATTCAAGCGGCCCAAGAGGTCCCACCACCACCACGTGAATATCCATTGAGTGACTTGCTTGAGCTTTATGATAAGGTGGACTTTAGTTGTATTTCAGCGGCGCAGCTAACAGATTCTACAGGAGGGTTCCAAAGGACCTATACTAAGGAGCGGCTTCGGGATAATGCTGTTAACAGGGTCAAAAGAGGCCTGGATGGGAGCAGTCGATTGGAATATACTTTATCGAGTGAAGATAAAGCAAAGCATATCCGCCAGCTTCAATGGATTATGCATTACCTTCATGAAGATTTAGGAGAGAATGCATTTCTTTCAAAGAGCGTTGGAACGATCTACGCAAAAATGTTTCTTGACTGTTTCGCGTGTCATAGTCGTTGGAATGAAGTCTTTGATATTGTGCGGTGTTCTTTAGGAAATATTGAGATGGTTGTAAGTGGTTTTGATAATCAGCTTCAAGTCCCGTTGGGGGAGCATCGAAGGCACCTTGTATATAGGCTTAACCATGATCCCCAAATTCTTATGAAGACTCAAGAGTTTCAAGGGGATTTGGAGGTGATAAACCGGAGTAGACGCGCTGAAGGTCTCCCTTCGCTTTTGGCTCAACAATATGCGCAGAGGCTAACAGGTGATACTCATGCTCAAGATAACTTAGTAGCCCATCTAAGAGATAGTCGTGGATTGCCAAATCCTCCCGTTAATGGTCGGTTATTCAGTATTAGTAGCATGTACAATAATTCTGTACGGACCCATCAGGTATTTGATGAGGAGTATACCCCTGGAGATATCATTGAGGTTCTCTATGAGTTTTTGGGTGGAAACAAAGATTTTTATGAACTGATGCTCGATACGTTTGGAACAAGGATAGCCCCGCAGTGGCATGGGCAGGATTTAGAGCTTCGCAGGAAAGCCCAAGAAGTCGGACTCGATGAAACACTCACCATTGCAGCGCTTGAAGAGATAGGTCTTATAGCCAACAGAGCGGCTTATTCAGAGGAAAAGTTCTTTAGTTTCCTTCAAGACTATGGTGTCACGCCTAAAGATAGTTTCGAACAGGCAAAGGGTGAGTATGTCGCGAGAAAGAAAGCTGAAATTGACCTAGACTTTAAGAAGAAATGGTATGAAGTTGGAGTTCAAAAAAAGCATTATACTGTTACTGAACCTCTAGAGAGTCTTTTAAAAGGTGAAATATATTTCAAAATCAGAAACGCTGAACCCGAATTAAGAGACCAGATTGATCTTGATTGGAGAAGAACACCAGGGGATCTTGAGACCTTGC
The window above is part of the Candidatus Neptunochlamydia sp. REUL1 genome. Proteins encoded here:
- the rfaE1 gene encoding D-glycero-beta-D-manno-heptose-7-phosphate kinase yields the protein MVKLLGSFSRLRPAKVLVLGDFMLDTYTTGRVQRISPEAPVPILHVQESHDLPGGAGNVVLNLRALGADVVAVGRVGDDKEGVRIKTLLEKEGIKTEGIFTQNGVSTPLKNRLIADAQQLIRVDQECISPLSKEVEKKVIDYVLSIKHQVEVIAISDYAKGFLSKSLLQTVIDIAQENEIPTIVDPKGEDFTKYRGATLIKPNYKEAVAASKLTSDADLDAISGALLEQTASEMIMVTRSEQGISLFQKNRIRFDFPVKTREVKDVTGAGDTVLAMTTMTFASGLSLQEGLELSNVAAGIAIERLGCVRVSLSELAERLLETNSSNKIFDESHLFTLEQALINKKLTVLGINTEDGVSSALFSQIQKLSSNKGEGRLMIYLVDTDPDQDFLSLLSSLHEVDFIVIQSDSLASLTEKIQPEKVVTLGKDGLLEEVSHTRVLLT